In one Lolium rigidum isolate FL_2022 chromosome 3, APGP_CSIRO_Lrig_0.1, whole genome shotgun sequence genomic region, the following are encoded:
- the LOC124694493 gene encoding probable serine/threonine-protein kinase At1g01540, whose protein sequence is MGRRWERKPSNIARGVLAAVVRACSPPPSLPHHPGARLPPPSPVARSPSPRLAFAAAIGCRRPSTRSPPPSPGARSPSPSPRAPPRPQHLTRHQQSAPPQQPAWSPGALNVWLSQHTPIFGLRLWVLMGIAVGAAFVLVLLLLLLCLSRRRRRRDGLLGPNLYPAADTKVLKQHLQQPATPAKDIQEIVRHQQQQMSAAPPPPAAQMAKAEPQTPPPPTFQQQRAQLPAMPTGSKRSTAASGLSATTSGGSERDLATPRSAGSGSMGPEVSHLGWGHWFTLRELEEATGGLTEENVIGEGGYGIVYRGTLQDSTIIAVKNLLNNRGQAEKEFKVEVEAIGRVRHKNLVRLLGYCVEGAYRMLVYEYVDNGNLDQWLHGDVGEVSPLTWDMRMNIVIGTAKGLAYLHEGLEPKVVHRDVKSSNILLDQQWNAKVSDFGLAKLLCSEESYVTTRVMGTFGYVAPEYASTGMLTERSDVYSFGVLLMEIITGRSPVDYTRASAEVNLVEWLKNMVSERKAEEVVDPKMPAKPSPKALKRALLVALRCVDPDGHKRPKMGHVIHMLEMEDLNFRDDRKPRRDAPPPTSDRSASREDGSSSKRENQRYRR, encoded by the exons ATGgggaggaggtgggagaggaAACCCTCCAACATCGCCCGAGGCGTGCTCGCCGCCGTCGTCCGAGcgtgctcgccgccgccgtcgttgccGCATCACCCGGGCGCGCGcttgccgccgccgtctccggtCGCGCGCTCGCCGTCGCCAAGGCTCGCCTTCGCCGCCGCGATCGGCTGCCGTCGCCCGAGCACACGCTCGCCGCCCCCGTCGCCGGGcgcgcgctcgccgtcgccgtcgccgaga gcgccgccgcggccgcagcACCTGACGCGGCACCAGCAGTCGGCGCCGCCGCAGCAGCCGGCGTGGAGCCCGGGCGCCCTCAACGTGTGGCTGTCGCAGCACACGCCCatcttcggcctccgcctctGGGTGCTCATGGGCATCGCCGTCGGCGCCGCCTTCGTgctcgtgctgctcctcctcctcctctgcctctcccgccgccgccgccgccgcgacggcCTCCTCGGCCCGAATCTCTACCCCGCCGCCGACACCAAGGTCCTCAAGCAGCACCTGCAGCAGCCGGCCACGCCGGCCAAGGACATCCAGGAGATCGTCCGtcaccagcagcagcagatgtcggcggcgccgcctcctcccgcggcgCAGATGGCCAAGGCGGAGCCgcagactccgccgccgccgacgttccAGCAGCAGAGGGCGCAGCTGCCGGCGATGCCCACGGGATCCAAGCGCTCGACGGCGGCCAGCGGCTTGTCGGCCACGACCAGCGGAGGGAGTGAGCGGGACCTGGCCACGCCGAGGAGCGCCGGGAGCGGCTCCATGGGGCCGGAGGTGTCGCACCTCGGGTGGGGCCACTGGTTCACGCTCCGGGAGCTCGAGGAGGCCACCGGCGGCCTCACCGAGGAGAATGTGATCGGGGAGGGGGGCTACGGGATTGTCTACAGGGGCACGCTGCAGGATTCCACCATCATCGCCGTCAAGAATCTGCTCAATAACAG GGGCCAGGCCGAGAAGGAGTTCAAGGTGGAGGTCGAAGCGATCGGCCGTGTTCGCCACAAGAACCTGGTTAGGTTGCTGGGCTACTGCGTAGAGGGCGCTTACAG GATGCTTGTCTACGAGTATGTTGACAATGGTAATCTTGATCAGTGGCTTCACGGCGATGTTGGTGAAGTGAGCCCACTGACCTGGGATATGAGGATGAACATAGTTATTGGAACTGCTAAAGG GCTGGCCTATCTTCACGAGGGGCTGGAACCGAAGGTTGTTCACCGCGACGTCAAATCTAGCAATATTCTCCTTGACCAGCAATGGAATGCTAAAGTATCAGATTTTGGGCTTGCAAAGCTATTGTGCTCGGAGGAAAGCTATGTCACTACCCGTGTTATGGGAACCTTCGG CTATGTGGCACCTGAGTACGCCAGCACTGGAATGCTAACTGAGAGAAGCGATGTTTATAGCTTTGGTGTCCTTTTAATGGAGATTATCACTGGTAGATCTCCTGTAGATTACACTAGGGCATCTGCAGAG GTGAACTTGGTTGAATGGCTAAAGAACATGGTGTCTGAAAGGAAAGCAGAGGAAGTCGTTGACCCCAAGATGCCCGCGAAGCCCTCCCCGAAAGCACTGAAGCGGGCGCTTCTAGTCGCTCTTCGGTGTGTCGACCCTGATGGCCATAAGAGGCCTAAAATGGGGCATGTAATCCACATGCTCGAGATGGAAGACCTCAACTTCCGGGAT gataggaagcccagaagggatgcTCCTCCTCCGACATCGGACAGATCCGCCTCAAGGGAGGATGGGAGCTCGAGCAAGCGCGAGAACCAACGGTACAGACGATGA